The following are from one region of the Penaeus monodon isolate SGIC_2016 chromosome 19, NSTDA_Pmon_1, whole genome shotgun sequence genome:
- the LOC119585322 gene encoding xaa-Pro aminopeptidase 1-like: MASVLRLVIASIALVTTVHGTVVKREVLTPSHPSPLTRNVTLDDRNNCQPGDPQPPNRVDTTERVARLRQEMANYGLSAFIVPTDDDHQSEYVGESDKRRKYISGFSGSAGTAVVLMEEQALWTDGRYFLQADDQLDCNWLLMKAYMTGTPTILQWLKDSLPAGARVGADPTLTSADTWLSYANSLAADNIDLVPVTPNLVDLIWTDRPPYPSDPAFPLELKFTGKSWEEKVLEVRDEMRSTGTDVLVVSALDEVAWLLNLRGSDIPFNPVFRSYALITMSSVELFTPAEKVSVDVEEHLHVNQCEEMMCVTIQNYDDIFPRLSSFEDDPLVSKITISSSYSFTSGASYAIYNAVGLFGGRANEEDYMKGRKNEVENQGMMNAHLKDAVALCDFLALLENEVIAGTYWDELSAVAKSEEFRSQQQDYLSLSFETISASGPNAAVIHYSPSPETNRQIDDQSTFLLDSGAQYKDGTTDITRTLHFGVPTSFQIEAYTRVLMGAMDFAAMVFPVGFSLGDIDILARRPLYEAGLDYRHGTSHGIGMCLFVHESANNAYEIGFFGSDEPGYYEDGEFGIRLETTLRVVHKETPHDFVSPMLGFEPVALVPFEPKLINTTLLSRQQCDALNAYHATVRDVVGNELKNQERFEGYDWVLRKTEPLLC, from the exons ATGGCCTCTGTGCTGCGTCTTGTAATAGCTAGCATAGCGCTCGTCACGACAG TTCATGGGACTGTTGTGAAGCGAGAGGTTCTGACCCCTAGTCACCCTTCACCTTTGACCCGAAATGTGACCCTGGATGACCGAAACAACTGCCAGCCCGGGGACCCCCAGCCACCCAACCGCGTGGATACGACGGAGAG AGTGGCACGTCTCAGGCAAGAAATGGCAAACTACGGACTGAGTGCGTTCATCGTGCCAACCGACGACGACCATCAG AGCGAATACGTAGGGGAATCGGATAAGCGCAGAAAATACATCTCCGGATTCTCAGGGAGCGCCGGAACAGCTGTAGTGCTAATGGAGGAACAAGCTCTTTGGACAGACGGGAGGTACTTTCTTCAGGCGGACGACCAGCTCGACTGTAACTGGCTGTTGATGAAAGCCTACATGACGGGG ACACCAACCATCCTGCAGTGGCTGAAGGACTCACTGCCTGCAGGAGCGAGAGTCGGCGCCGATCCTACCTTGACCAGCGCGGACACGTGGCTTAGCTATGCGAATTCGCTCGCTG CAGACAACATCGACCTTGTTCCCGTGACGCCCAACCTTGTCGACCTGATCTGGACCGACCGCCCTCCGTACCCTTCCGACCCGGCATTCCCGCTTGAACTCAAATTTACGG GAAAATCGTGGGAAGAGAAAGTGTTAGAAGTACGAGACGAAATGAGAAGCACAGGAACCGACGTACTGGTTGTCTCAGCCCTGGACGAGGTGGCGTGGCTTCTCAACCTCAGGGGGAGCGATATTCCTTTCAATCCTg TGTTCCGCAGTTACGCGTTGATCACGATGAGCTCCGTTGAACTGTTCACGCCAGCTGAGAAAGTGAGCGTAGACGTAGAAGAACATCTTCATGTAAACCAGTGCGAGGAGATGATGTGTGTGAC aatCCAAAACTATGACGATATTTTCCCCCGCTTGAGTTCCTTCGAGGACGACCCTCTCGTGTCTAAAATTACGATCAGTTCGAGTTATTCCTTCACTTCGGGAGCTTCTTACGCCATCTACAACGCGGTAGGTTTGTTTGGAGGAAGAGCAAATGAAGAGgattat ATGAAAGGCAGAAAGAACGAAGTCGAGAACCAAGGCATGATGAATGCTCATCTGAAGGACGCCGTGGCTCTGTGTGATTTCCTGGCGCTGCTGGAGAATGAG GTCATCGCAGGCACCTACTGGGACGAACTCTCCGCCGTCGCGAAATCCGAGGAATTCCGCTCTCAGCAGCAGGACTACCTTAGCCTATCCTTCGAAACGATCTCGGCGTCGGGACCGAACGCGGCCGTCATCCACTACTCGCCGAGTCCGGAGACCAACAGACAGATTGATGACCAGTCGACTTTTCTCCTCGACTCTGGCGCTCAGTATAAGG ATGGCACCACTGACATCACCAGGACCCTTCACTTCGGCGTCCCGACGAGCTTCCAGATCGAGGCTTACACGCGGGTGCTGATGGGCGCCATGGACTTCGCTGCGATGGTGTTCCCCGTCGGTTTCTCGCTCGGAGACATCGATATTCTGGCGAGGAG GCCTCTGTACGAAGCTGGTTTGGATTATCGACATGGAACCAGCCACGGCATCggaatgtgtctgtttgtgcatgAAT ctgcCAATAATGCGTATGAGATTGGTTTCTTCGGTTCTGATG AGCCCGGGTACTACGAGGACGGCGAATTCGGCATTCGCTTAGAGACCACCCTCAGGGTCGTTCACAAAGAGACTCCG CATGACTTCGTGAGTCCAATGTTGGGATTCGAACCTGTTGCTTTGGTTCCGTTTGAACCCAAGCTTATCAACACTACTCTCCTTAGCCGACAACAG TGTGATGCACTAAACGCCTACCATGCTACAGTGAGAGACGTAGTTGGAAATGAGCTCAAGAATCAGGAACGATTCGAAGGTTACGATTGGGTTCTAAGGAAGACTGAACCCTTGTTATGCTGA